The Periplaneta americana isolate PAMFEO1 chromosome 9, P.americana_PAMFEO1_priV1, whole genome shotgun sequence genome contains a region encoding:
- the LOC138705599 gene encoding chondroitin proteoglycan 2-like, producing MEGYCFAFALLLTLLLKDATCVPNYVTCPDPDPLDHVVFFPHETKCTEFYRCDHGSALVQVCPSGLHWNAKLDTCDWPWRAGCSPSTEEPNVCEGGEDDSCPTATLPQCPAEDPTYSVFFPHPSDCHWFFHCSNGVAYCKVCPSGLHWNPTLNTCDWPWHAGCKPSDGNGNDGDGNGNDGNGNGNDGDGNGNDGNGNNGNDISPSGSCPVPQPPYNIYFPDPYNCGAFYQCSHGVPYHQNCPAGLHFNPLINVCDYPENAGCSASGGKVTTETPAEKCPDAEVPVCPITDPDVSVYFPHPSDSHWFYHCSHGNAYCKLCPAGLRWNQEQEKCDWDHYDGGGDGGGGGGGSGGGGGGGGGGGGVVPPRNQELPSNMEGYCFAFALLLTLLLKDATCVPNYVTCPDPDPVDHVVFFPHENNCTEFYRCDHGSALVQLCPSGLHWNAKLDTCDWPWRADCSPSTEEPNVCEGGEDDSCPTATPPQCPAEDPTYSVFFPHPSDCHWFFHCSNGVAYCKACPSGLHWNPTLNTCDWPWHAGCKPSDGNGNDGDGNGNDGDGNNNGNENPPSGSCPVPQPPYNVYFPDPYNCGAFYQCSHGVPYHQNCPAGLHFNPSINVCDYPENAGCSASGGKVTTEAPAEKCPDAEVPVCPITDPDVSVYFPHPSDSHWFYHCSHGIAYCKICPAGLRWNQEQEKCDW from the exons atggaag GGTACTGTTTTGCATTCGCCTTGCTGCTAACGCTGCTTCTCAAGGATGCGACTTGCGTCCCCAACTACGTGACATGCCCGGACCCTGACCCACTGGATCACGTGGTGTTCTTTCCGCATGAGACCAAATGCACCGAGTTCTATCGCTGCGACCACGGTTCTGCGCTGGTTCAAGTCTGTCCCAGTGGTCTGCATTGGAACGCCAAGCTGGACACGTGTGACTGGCCTTGGCGCGCTGGTTGTTCTCCTTCCACAGAAGAACCCAACGTATGCGAGGGTGGCGAAGACGACAGCTGCCCCACCGCCACGCTACCCCAGTGTCCTGCCGAAGACCCCACTTACTCCGTGTTCTTCCCTCATCCTAGCGACTGCCATTGGTTCTTCCACTGCAGTAACGGAGTAGCATACTGCAAGGTATGTCCTTCAGGACTGCATTGGAATCCAACTCTCAACACCTGCGACTGGCCATGGCATGCCGGCTGCAAACCAAGTGATGGAAACGGTAACGACGGCGACGGAAACGGTAACGACGGGAACGGAAACGGTAACGACGGCGACGGAAACGGTAACGATGGTAACGGAAACAATGGAAACGATATCTCTCCATCCGGAAGTTGTCCAGTGCCGCAGCCTCCTTACAATATTTATTTCCCAGACCCCTACAACTGCGGTGCTTTCTACCAGTGCAGCCATGGAGTGCCGTACCACCAGAATTGCCCCGCAGGCCTTCACTTTAACCCTTTAATTAACGTTTGCGACTATCCCGAGAACGCAGGGTGTTCGGCGAGCGGCGGAAAGGTCACTACAGAAACTCCAGCAGAGAAGTGTCCAGATGCGGAGGTTCCTGTCTGCCCTATCACTGACCCCGACGTCTCTGTGTACTTCCCGCACCCCAGTGACAGTCACTGGTTCTACCATTGCAGTCACGGAAATGCATATTGCAAGCTCTGTCCCGCAGGACTTCGTTGGAACCAGGAACAAGAGAAGTGCGACTGG gATCATTATgacggtggtggtgatggtggtggtggtggtggtggtagtggtggtggtggtggtggtggtggtggtggtggtggtgtagtg CCTCCAAGAAATCAGGAGCTTCCTTCAAACATGGAAG GATACTGTTTTGCATTCGCCTTGCTGCTAACGCTGCTTCTCAAGGATGCGACTTGCGTTCCCAACTACGTGACATGCCCGGATCCCGATCCAGTGGACCACGTGGTGTTCTTCCCACATGAGAACAATTGCACCGAGTTCTATCGCTGTGACCACGGTTCTGCGCTGGTGCAACTCTGTCCCAGTGGTCTGCACTGGAACGCCAAGCTGGACACGTGTGACTGGCCTTGGCGTGCCGACTGTTCTCCTTCCACAGAAGAACCCAACGTGTGCGAGGGTGGCGAAGACGATAGCTGTCCCACCGCCACGCCACCCCAGTGCCCTGCCGAAGACCCCACTTACTCCGTGTTCTTCCCTCATCCTAGCGACTGCCATTGGTTCTTCCACTGCAGTAACGGAGTAGCATACTGTAAGGCCTGTCCTTCAGGACTGCATTGGAACCCAACTCTCAACACCTGTGACTGGCCATGGCATGCCGGCTGCAAACCAAGTGATGGAAACGGTAACGACGGCGACGGAAACGGTAACGACGGTGACGGAAACAACAATGGGAATGAGAACCCTCCATCCGGAAGTTGTCCAGTGCCGCAGCCCCCTTACAACGTTTATTTCCCAGATCCCTACAACTGCGGCGCTTTCTACCAGTGCAGCCATGGAGTGCCGTACCACCAGAATTGCCCTGCAGGCCTTCACTTCAACCCTTCAATCAACGTTTGCGACTATCCCGAGAACGCAGGATGTTCGGCGAGCGGCGGAAAGGTCACTACAGAAGCTCCAGCAGAGAAGTGTCCAGATGCGGAGGTTCCTGTCTGCCCTATCACTGACCCCGATGTCTCTGTGTACTTCCCGCACCCCAGTGACAGTCACTGGTTTTACCACTGTAGTCACGGAATTGCCTATTGCAagatttgtcccgcaggacttcgCTGGAACCAAGAACAAGAGAAGTGCGATTGGTAA